From the Pseudomonas lalucatii genome, the window AGAAGAACCCGCTGCGCTACACCTATTACCGTCACGGCTGTGGCCGCGATGCGCGTCTGCAGCAGCTCTGGGGCAAGCACCCCTGAACCCCGCCGACTAGGGACTCGGCCGTTGCGCCTCGGCGCGGGGGAACTCCATGTGGAACGCCGTCCGACCATTCGCCGAGCTGCACCAGATCCGCCCCTGGTGGGCCTCGACGATCGAACGGGTGATCGCCAGCCCCAGGCCGGCGTTGCTCGGTTCGCCCTCCCGGCGGGCCGGGTCGGCGCGGTAGAACCTGTCGAACAGGCGCTCCAGGTGCTCGGCCGGGATGCCCTCGCCCGGGTTTTCCACGGACAATCGCACCGCCGCGGCGTCCTCGCCGAGCGTAACCGCGATGGCCTGCCCCTGCGGGGTATAGCGCAGTGCATTGGACAGCAGGTTCGAGATGGCGCGGTGCAGCATCAGCACATCGCCCTGGACCCAGGCCGTGCCCGAGAGCCGCAGTTCGATGCCGCGGTCGTCGGCCAGCAGCTGGTAATAGTCGAACAGCTTGGCCACCAGCGTCTCGAGCGCGACCGGCTGCTGCGCGGGAACGATCAGGCCGTTGTCGGACTTGGCCAGAAACAGCATGTCGTCGATCATCCGCGCCATGCGCTTGAGGTCCTCCAGGTTCGAATAGAGGTTGTCCTCATAGCTGTCGACGTCGCGCTTCCTGCTGAGGATGACCTCGGTGTGGGTCATCAGGCTGCTGAGCGGAGTCCTCAGCTCATGGGCGATATCCGCGGAGAAGTTGGACAGGCGCACGAAGGCATCGTCCAGACGCCCCAGCATGGCATTGAACGAGGACACCAGCTGCTGCAGCTCCAGCGGTACGGGCGCCAGCGGGATGCGCTCCTTGAGCGACTTGGCCGACATCGACGCGGCCAGGCGGGTGACCTGGCGCAAGGGCCGCAGGCCGCTGCGCGCCACCATCCAGCCGAGCCCGGCGCTGACCAGGGCGCTGATGGCCAGGCCGATCCAGAACCAGCGCTGCAGGGTGTCGAAGAAGGACATGTGGCTGGTGACATCCAGCACCAGCATCAGCGTCAGCGGTTCGGCCTGCCCCGCCGCCGTGACGGACGCGCTGATGCCGCGGTACATGCGCCGCTCGCCCTGCCACTCCCAGGCCGCGTCTTCCGGGTAGGCGCGAAAGTGCGGCGGGATGCTGAGCCCCCCGGGATCGGCGAACACCACCCGGCCGTCTGCCGCGAGGATCACGGCCGTCAGATCGTGGTGGGCGCCGAGCAGAGCACTCAGCTGCGGCTGCAACTGCTCCAGGCTCGTCCCCGCCGGCGCGTCGCGCAGGATGGCGCGGGTCGAGGCCAGCTTCTCCTGCAGCACCTGGTGATCGAGCATGACGAAATGGTGCTGGCTGAGACGATAGAAACTCAGCGCCGCGACGCTCAGCACCGCCGCCACGGCGAGCATGAACATCAGGCTCATGCGGGCGGTCAGGGACAGACGAGTCATTGCCCCCCCGGCGTGTCGAGCATATAGCCCATGCCGCGCACGGTGTGGATCAGCTTCACCGCGAAGTCGTCGTCGATCTTTGCCCGCAACCGCCTGATCGCCACCTCGATGACGTTGGTGTCGCTGTCGAAGTTCATGTCCCACACCTGGGAGGCGATCAGCGACTTGGGCAACACCTCGCCGCGGCGGCGCAGCAACAGTTCGAGCAGGGCGAACTCCTTGGCGGTCAGGTCGATGCGCCGCCCCGCCCGGGAGGCCCTGCGTTTGAGCAGATCGACCTCGAGATCGGCGATGCTCAGGCTGGACTGCGGCGGCGCGCCGCTGCCACGGCGCAGCAGCGTCCTGACCCGGGCCAGCAGCTCGGCGAAGGCGAATGGCTTGACCAGGTAGTCGTCCGCCCCCAGCTCGAGCCCCTTGACCCTGTCCTCCACGCCGTCCCGTGCGGTCAGAAACAGCACCGGAAGGTTCCGGCCGGCCGCCCGCACCCGCCTCAGCACGTCCCAGCCATCCAGGCCCGGCATCATCACATCGAGAATCAGCAGGTCGTAGTCCTCGTCGAGGGCATGCTGCAGGGCCTCGCTGCCAGTCATGACCCGGTCCACGTTGAATCCCGCCTCGCGCAGGCCCTGCTGCAGGTAAATGCCGGTTCTGGGTTCATCCTCGGCGACCAGAAGCTTCATGGGTCGATTTCCAAGTGGCAAAGGCCTTGAGTGTGCAGCGAATCCGTCATGCCAGCCAGCAGCTTACAGAAATGTAATCCTGGCTTAAGCCTGCTGTCAGGGCCCGCGTCCTAGGCTGGCGTCCAGTGGCAACGGGTGAGCCGCCCCGGTGCTCCCAGCCCCTTTTCAGGCCTTCCGCATTGCTCCCCTGGCCTGGCGGCGCCCGAGGGCGCCGCGTTTTGTTCCGCAACTGACAGCTGGCCCCTGCGCTGGGCGATCCAGCCGCTTACCGGCTCGCACCCGCCGGACCTTCCACCCCTCTCGAGTTGGCCCAGCGGCGCTCGACAGGAGACACTGGGCGACTGAACGGATAACTGGACCTGCTGCCGATGCTGACCGTCAACCTGGGGCCACTGACCCTGGCCGTCCCCCACCTGCTGCTGCTCGGCGGCCTGCTGCTGGCGATGCTGAGCGGCTGGTGGGCCGGCCGGGCCAGCGCCCGCAACCCCGAACCCCAGTTGTTCCGCCTGCTGCTGGTCGCCTTGCTGGTGGCGCGCCTGGCCTTCGTGGCGAGCTATTTCGAGCATTACCTGGGCCAGCCGTGGAAGGTCGTGGACATCCGCGACGGCGGCTTCATCGCCTGGCCCGGGGTGATCGCCGCGCTGCTGCTGGGCGCCTGGCTGGCCTGGCGCGACCGCGGCCTGGCCAGGCCGCTCGGCGTGGCGCTGGCGGTCGGCGTGCTGAGCTGGGGGCTCGCCACGCTCGCCTGGCAGGCCCTGGAGCGCGGCACCCGCCTGCCCGAAC encodes:
- a CDS encoding heavy metal sensor histidine kinase; its protein translation is MTRLSLTARMSLMFMLAVAAVLSVAALSFYRLSQHHFVMLDHQVLQEKLASTRAILRDAPAGTSLEQLQPQLSALLGAHHDLTAVILAADGRVVFADPGGLSIPPHFRAYPEDAAWEWQGERRMYRGISASVTAAGQAEPLTLMLVLDVTSHMSFFDTLQRWFWIGLAISALVSAGLGWMVARSGLRPLRQVTRLAASMSAKSLKERIPLAPVPLELQQLVSSFNAMLGRLDDAFVRLSNFSADIAHELRTPLSSLMTHTEVILSRKRDVDSYEDNLYSNLEDLKRMARMIDDMLFLAKSDNGLIVPAQQPVALETLVAKLFDYYQLLADDRGIELRLSGTAWVQGDVLMLHRAISNLLSNALRYTPQGQAIAVTLGEDAAAVRLSVENPGEGIPAEHLERLFDRFYRADPARREGEPSNAGLGLAITRSIVEAHQGRIWCSSANGRTAFHMEFPRAEAQRPSP
- a CDS encoding heavy metal response regulator transcription factor codes for the protein MKLLVAEDEPRTGIYLQQGLREAGFNVDRVMTGSEALQHALDEDYDLLILDVMMPGLDGWDVLRRVRAAGRNLPVLFLTARDGVEDRVKGLELGADDYLVKPFAFAELLARVRTLLRRGSGAPPQSSLSIADLEVDLLKRRASRAGRRIDLTAKEFALLELLLRRRGEVLPKSLIASQVWDMNFDSDTNVIEVAIRRLRAKIDDDFAVKLIHTVRGMGYMLDTPGGQ